A single genomic interval of Ischnura elegans chromosome 3, ioIscEleg1.1, whole genome shotgun sequence harbors:
- the LOC124155025 gene encoding uncharacterized protein LOC124155025, with translation MAQGGKKSEIDELLEEFRKIGRDSAYCPDSDEVVGKENFPANEGKNNINNFKEEYNFKEEIKSSYMEWFSFIQDLSKKKTTSDTFTQPVKGGTDLCSFCRKNGEAYAFYTSHRLRDDLDRVCCPILYRYVCPICKATGDNAHTIKYCPLNNDRGSIPLITRLKGLRNSMGKRRGRIN, from the coding sequence ttGATGAACTTCTAGAAGAATTTAGAAAAATAGGACGAGACTCAGCTTATtgcccagattctgatgaagtggtcggaaaggaaaattttcctgcCAATGAAGGAAAgaacaatataaataattttaaggaagAGTATAATTTTAAAGAGGAGATTAAGTCCTCATACATGGAGTGGTTTTCTTTCATTCAAGATCTgtccaaaaaaaaaactacatctgATACTTTTACTCAACCTGTCAAGGGTGGGACTGATCTTTGCTCTTTCTGTCGTAAAAATGGTGAGGCTTATGCATTTTACACTAGTCATCGCTTAAGAGATGACCTTGATAGAGTTTGTTGCCCCATACTGTACAGGTATGTGTGCCCTATTTGTAAGGCTACTGGTGATAATGCACATACAATTAAGTATTGTCCTCTCAACAATGATAGGGGAAGCATTCCTTTAATTACTCGACTAAAGGGATTGAGGAACTCAATGGGTAAAAGACGTGGTAGAATCAATTAa